The Vibrio astriarenae genome contains a region encoding:
- a CDS encoding phosphotransferase → MILDILKKHNVVCKDHATATPLTGGVSCEIYLVEDDNSRLVVKRALEKLKVEKEWFADTSRNLYEQRYLKYVGERFPQYVPKILHSFEKERLFTMEYFPERFKDWKKALMKGEVSATIANHIGQALGNIHKSSWQDPDAEAQFDSDNNFYQLRLEPYFESMLEEHHDLNTQLKSLCLSVSTTKKCLVHGDFSPKNILVSDDEVKIVDCEVAWYGDPAFDVAFMLHHLMLKAMHFNDPHYVNAADEFLAAYKSAVGEGLYLEVNEAKVAKLVAAMMLARIDGKSPVEYLSEQEKTTMRSSLKALLKQTFTTVHHLTEELGLRSNK, encoded by the coding sequence ATGATTTTAGACATATTGAAAAAGCACAATGTCGTCTGTAAAGATCATGCGACAGCCACTCCGCTAACAGGCGGAGTGAGCTGTGAGATCTATTTAGTCGAAGATGATAATAGCCGTTTAGTGGTTAAACGGGCATTAGAGAAGCTCAAAGTAGAAAAAGAGTGGTTCGCAGATACCAGTCGTAATCTGTATGAGCAACGCTATTTGAAATACGTTGGTGAGCGCTTTCCTCAGTACGTTCCAAAAATACTGCACTCTTTTGAAAAAGAGCGTCTGTTTACGATGGAGTATTTTCCAGAGCGTTTTAAAGATTGGAAGAAAGCGTTGATGAAAGGGGAAGTGAGCGCAACGATAGCAAACCATATCGGCCAAGCACTGGGCAATATTCATAAATCGAGCTGGCAAGATCCCGATGCAGAGGCTCAATTTGATTCTGATAACAATTTTTATCAGTTGAGGTTAGAGCCTTACTTTGAATCCATGCTTGAAGAGCACCATGACCTTAACACACAGCTAAAGTCTCTTTGTTTATCAGTGAGCACCACGAAAAAATGCTTAGTCCATGGTGATTTCAGTCCGAAGAATATTCTGGTATCAGACGATGAAGTGAAAATCGTCGATTGTGAGGTTGCTTGGTATGGTGACCCAGCGTTCGACGTCGCGTTTATGTTGCATCATTTGATGCTGAAAGCGATGCACTTCAATGATCCTCATTACGTCAATGCTGCCGATGAATTTCTAGCAGCCTACAAAAGTGCTGTGGGAGAAGGGCTCTATCTTGAGGTAAATGAAGCGAAAGTCGCAAAGTTAGTTGCTGCGATGATGCTTGCACGCATCGATGGTAAATCACCTGTCGAATATCTATCAGAGCAGGAAAAAACCACAATGAGGTCCAGCCTCAAAGCCCTACTTAAACAGACATTTACGACAGTTCACCATTTAACAGAAGAGCTAGGATTAAGGAGCAATAAATAA
- the eno gene encoding phosphopyruvate hydratase — MKILSVDAYQIFDSRGQPTVEAVVILENGVQGIGLVPSGASTGQFEALELRDGDKARFLGKSVYQAITNIKTELAPALKGKSVNQQSELDKLMCEIDGTANKSRLGANAILGVSLAIADANAKNHGLPLFKTLSPNCSANLLPLPEIQLVGGGAHAQWRTDIQDFLLIVNGAKTYNETLEVTYNIYRTAEMMLKERGLLAGAADEGGFWPTFDSHEAIFEFVVEAIAMAGYQPGIEVSISLDIAASDLYANGRYHLPLDGKSYTSEEFLALMLDWCERYPVLSIEDPFADTDFAAWKAFTHAVGDRIQVIGDDLFTTNLTRIELGIEQKLANSVLIKLNQVGTVSETLQAIAMTQEAGWLPVVSARSGETEDAFISHLAVATNSGQLKVGSFTRSERMVKWNEVIRIERALEGQANFVGGDIFNKLRELELV; from the coding sequence ATGAAGATTTTATCTGTTGATGCTTATCAGATTTTTGACTCTCGAGGTCAGCCCACCGTTGAGGCTGTGGTGATATTAGAAAATGGTGTACAGGGTATCGGCTTAGTCCCTTCCGGTGCATCGACTGGACAATTTGAAGCGTTAGAGTTACGTGATGGTGATAAAGCCCGTTTTTTAGGAAAATCGGTATACCAAGCAATCACCAATATAAAAACTGAACTCGCACCAGCGCTAAAAGGCAAAAGCGTTAATCAGCAATCTGAGTTAGATAAGCTTATGTGCGAGATTGACGGGACAGCGAACAAGTCTCGCTTAGGTGCTAATGCGATATTAGGCGTTTCATTAGCGATAGCTGATGCCAATGCCAAAAATCACGGACTACCGCTATTTAAAACACTGTCGCCAAACTGCTCTGCCAATTTGCTCCCACTACCGGAAATCCAATTAGTGGGAGGGGGGGCTCATGCGCAGTGGCGCACAGATATCCAAGACTTCTTACTAATAGTGAATGGTGCAAAAACCTACAACGAAACGCTAGAGGTCACTTACAACATCTATCGAACCGCCGAAATGATGTTGAAAGAGCGTGGGTTATTAGCAGGTGCAGCAGATGAAGGTGGTTTCTGGCCAACTTTTGATAGCCACGAAGCCATCTTTGAGTTTGTCGTTGAAGCCATTGCTATGGCCGGTTATCAGCCGGGCATTGAAGTCTCTATATCCTTGGATATTGCAGCGAGCGATCTATACGCCAATGGTCGCTACCACTTACCTTTGGATGGCAAAAGCTATACGTCAGAAGAGTTTTTGGCTTTGATGTTGGATTGGTGTGAGCGCTATCCAGTCTTGTCAATTGAGGACCCATTCGCCGACACGGACTTCGCGGCTTGGAAAGCCTTTACTCACGCTGTGGGAGATCGAATTCAAGTGATTGGTGATGACTTGTTTACCACCAATCTAACGCGGATCGAGCTGGGTATTGAACAGAAACTCGCAAACAGTGTTCTCATCAAATTGAATCAAGTTGGTACGGTATCAGAAACTCTGCAAGCCATAGCGATGACGCAAGAGGCAGGTTGGTTGCCTGTAGTCTCAGCTCGCTCAGGGGAAACCGAAGATGCATTTATTAGTCACCTAGCGGTGGCAACCAACTCAGGCCAACTGAAAGTCGGTTCTTTTACCCGCAGTGAGCGAATGGTGAAGTGGAATGAGGTCATTCGTATTGAGCGCGCTTTGGAGGGACAAGCTAATTTCGTTGGTGGTGACATCTTTAATAAATTGAGAGAGTTAGAGCTGGTATAA
- a CDS encoding RICIN domain-containing protein: protein MKSIIKTLTLLPIFLTSTTLMAEDWREIPIPAPLEDGQSWELQEAYSDSFNYTGKGDSFRSKWNDTYFHGWTGPGLTYWQSDESWVDDGNLIISASRRQGTEMVNAGVVTSKTKVKYPIFLEANIKVSGLELSSNFWLLSENDQREIDVLEVYGGAEDEWFAKNMSTNFHVFFRNEDNSIRSDFNDQTHNEPQWGTYWRDGFHRFAVYWKSPTEVTFYINGIETPKGSWEDVVMKDKDYTGAILDKSTYNMDQEMFIILDTEDHSWRSEAGIIAKDEDLADDSKNKMYVDWIRVYKPVGGDDNGNVTVPSGYTNTQFVHSDLCLDVKDGATWNGSTYQQWVCNTGNPNQRFGFEEVATGEYLIKSKRSQLCLELKPGSNQWQDGAIIQQYVCNSAEENQRWTLFDKGSQTFEIRSKATGKCLELADNQGSNGGTVQQWSCDGGNNQRLKFIQ, encoded by the coding sequence ATGAAATCCATAATTAAAACTCTGACATTGCTACCAATATTTTTAACTAGCACGACGTTAATGGCTGAAGACTGGCGAGAAATCCCCATTCCAGCACCGTTAGAAGATGGGCAGAGCTGGGAGTTACAAGAGGCATACTCTGATTCGTTTAATTATACGGGTAAGGGCGACTCTTTCCGTAGTAAGTGGAATGATACCTACTTTCACGGTTGGACAGGACCTGGTTTAACCTATTGGCAAAGTGATGAGTCATGGGTAGATGATGGCAACTTGATAATCAGTGCCTCCCGTCGTCAGGGAACAGAGATGGTGAATGCGGGCGTTGTGACGTCTAAGACAAAAGTGAAATATCCTATTTTTCTGGAGGCCAATATAAAGGTGAGTGGCTTAGAGCTATCATCAAATTTTTGGCTTCTTAGTGAAAATGATCAACGAGAAATCGATGTATTGGAAGTGTATGGTGGCGCTGAAGACGAATGGTTTGCCAAAAATATGTCAACAAACTTCCATGTATTTTTCCGCAATGAAGACAACTCAATTCGTAGCGATTTCAACGATCAGACCCACAATGAGCCGCAATGGGGTACTTATTGGCGTGATGGGTTCCATCGCTTTGCGGTGTATTGGAAAAGCCCAACTGAAGTGACTTTTTATATCAATGGCATAGAGACACCGAAAGGTTCTTGGGAAGACGTCGTAATGAAAGATAAAGATTACACGGGAGCCATCCTAGATAAATCAACCTACAACATGGATCAAGAGATGTTCATTATTCTTGATACTGAAGACCATTCGTGGCGTTCTGAGGCTGGAATAATCGCCAAAGATGAAGACCTAGCAGATGATAGTAAGAACAAAATGTATGTGGATTGGATACGTGTTTATAAGCCAGTCGGTGGAGATGACAATGGTAATGTGACCGTACCGTCAGGGTATACAAACACACAATTTGTGCATAGTGACTTGTGTTTGGATGTCAAAGATGGAGCAACTTGGAACGGCAGTACTTATCAGCAATGGGTGTGTAATACGGGCAACCCGAACCAACGATTTGGGTTTGAAGAAGTCGCGACGGGAGAGTATTTAATTAAATCCAAACGTAGTCAACTGTGCTTAGAGCTCAAGCCCGGTAGCAATCAATGGCAGGACGGTGCCATCATTCAGCAATATGTGTGTAATTCAGCTGAAGAGAATCAACGTTGGACGCTATTTGATAAAGGCAGCCAGACGTTTGAGATTCGAAGCAAGGCAACAGGTAAGTGTTTAGAGCTTGCTGACAATCAGGGAAGCAACGGCGGGACAGTGCAGCAATGGTCATGTGATGGTGGTAATAACCAGCGATTGAAATTTATACAATAA
- a CDS encoding transporter substrate-binding domain-containing protein, which yields MKTLKVVFTLLLTASLSMVSLVAKASQLDVIQQQGVLKVAVPQDFPPFGSVGLDLKPQGYDIDMAEFLAKELGVKLELVPVTSANRIPYLQTRKVDLIISSLGKNEERKRAIDFTHAYAPFFLGVFGTDGEAVSSAEDLKGKVVGVTRGSVEDIELSKLVSADTVLKRYEDNNATLSAYLSGQVSLIATGNLVVTEIANRHPSKAPQVKFMLKNSPCYIGLMKGDVVLQNKINELITKATEEGTLESISQKWLKASYPADLGA from the coding sequence ATGAAAACTTTAAAGGTAGTATTTACGTTATTGCTGACCGCTTCATTATCAATGGTGTCGTTGGTTGCGAAGGCATCCCAGTTAGATGTCATTCAACAACAGGGCGTTTTGAAAGTTGCTGTTCCCCAAGATTTCCCCCCTTTTGGTTCCGTTGGTTTGGATCTGAAGCCTCAAGGCTATGACATTGATATGGCAGAGTTTTTGGCAAAAGAGCTCGGTGTCAAATTAGAGTTGGTACCAGTAACAAGCGCGAACCGAATTCCTTACCTACAAACACGTAAAGTAGATCTCATCATCTCTAGCCTTGGTAAAAATGAAGAGCGTAAGAGAGCCATCGATTTTACTCATGCTTATGCACCATTTTTCTTGGGCGTCTTTGGTACTGATGGAGAAGCGGTTTCCTCAGCTGAAGATCTAAAAGGCAAGGTGGTTGGCGTAACTCGCGGCTCAGTTGAGGATATTGAATTGAGCAAATTGGTATCGGCAGACACTGTGCTTAAGCGCTACGAAGATAACAATGCAACGCTATCAGCTTACCTATCTGGTCAGGTGAGCTTGATTGCAACGGGTAACTTGGTGGTCACTGAAATCGCTAACCGTCACCCAAGTAAAGCGCCTCAGGTTAAGTTCATGCTGAAAAACTCGCCTTGTTATATTGGTCTTATGAAAGGTGATGTGGTTCTGCAGAACAAAATTAACGAGCTGATCACTAAAGCAACAGAAGAAGGCACGCTAGAGTCTATTTCCCAGAAATGGCTTAAGGCGTCATATCCAGCAGACTTAGGCGCATAA
- a CDS encoding amino acid ABC transporter permease — protein MTYSLDFAGLAPYLPQFAAGVWTTIQLTLLSTFSGLVLGTICAAGRTSRLKGLRIVCASYIELIRNTPFIVQLFFIFFGLPALGLRLSAWEAGVLAMVMNLGAYSAEIIRAGIEATPKGQWEAGKALGLTKVQTLIHIVLSPAYQRVYPAIVSQCIIVMLGSAVVSQISLEELTFAANFAQSRSFLSFEAYMLTAAIYLLLAILMRFMFAKIKQVSFKNPSI, from the coding sequence ATGACGTATTCATTAGACTTTGCTGGACTTGCTCCTTACCTGCCGCAGTTTGCGGCAGGTGTATGGACCACTATTCAACTTACTTTGTTATCAACATTTTCTGGTCTCGTATTGGGCACCATTTGTGCCGCGGGGCGCACAAGTCGTCTTAAAGGGTTACGAATAGTTTGTGCAAGCTATATCGAATTGATTCGCAACACTCCTTTTATTGTGCAGCTTTTCTTCATCTTTTTTGGCTTGCCTGCGCTCGGACTACGACTGAGTGCGTGGGAGGCGGGTGTTTTAGCCATGGTAATGAATTTGGGTGCGTACAGTGCGGAGATCATTCGTGCTGGCATCGAGGCTACGCCAAAGGGACAGTGGGAAGCAGGTAAAGCACTGGGGTTGACCAAAGTACAGACCCTGATTCATATCGTGTTGTCGCCGGCTTATCAGCGAGTGTATCCGGCTATTGTGAGTCAATGCATTATTGTCATGCTTGGCTCCGCTGTTGTGTCTCAGATATCACTCGAAGAGCTAACATTTGCAGCTAACTTTGCCCAGTCACGCAGTTTCTTGAGTTTTGAGGCTTACATGTTGACCGCGGCGATTTACCTTCTACTCGCGATTTTGATGCGCTTTATGTTCGCAAAAATCAAGCAAGTTAGCTTTAAAAATCCATCAATTTAG
- a CDS encoding amino acid ABC transporter permease, whose translation MVEFSDWDIFRNLLLAARWTVLLSLLAFVFGGALGAILTFLHSTKSPLFRGIIKVYVEIFQGTPLLMQLFLTFFGISLLGIEISPWTAAILSLTLFSSAFFHDIWRGCIEALPKGQWEASKSLGLTYFDTMKHVIAPQAFKICIAPTVGFSVQIVKGTALASIIGFVELTKAGTMLNNATFQPFKVFAFVAVLYFLICFPLSAYARYLESKNHVTG comes from the coding sequence ATGGTTGAGTTTTCTGACTGGGATATTTTCCGAAACTTATTATTGGCTGCCAGATGGACAGTATTACTTTCTCTTCTAGCATTTGTGTTTGGTGGAGCGCTAGGGGCGATTCTCACTTTTCTGCATAGTACTAAGAGCCCACTATTTAGGGGAATAATCAAAGTTTATGTAGAGATATTCCAAGGTACACCGTTACTTATGCAGCTGTTTCTAACCTTCTTTGGTATATCACTGCTAGGTATCGAAATAAGCCCATGGACGGCGGCAATCTTGTCACTAACACTATTTAGTAGCGCATTTTTTCATGATATCTGGCGTGGCTGTATCGAAGCATTGCCCAAAGGTCAGTGGGAGGCATCTAAGTCTCTGGGCTTGACCTACTTTGACACAATGAAGCACGTGATAGCACCGCAGGCGTTTAAGATTTGCATTGCCCCTACCGTCGGTTTTTCTGTGCAAATAGTGAAGGGGACAGCATTGGCCTCAATTATTGGCTTTGTAGAGCTGACGAAGGCCGGAACCATGCTCAACAATGCAACGTTTCAACCGTTCAAAGTATTTGCCTTTGTTGCTGTTCTCTATTTTTTAATCTGTTTCCCACTATCAGCGTACGCTCGTTACTTGGAGAGTAAAAATCATGTCACTGGTTAG
- a CDS encoding amino acid ABC transporter ATP-binding protein, translating into MSLVSIDKVHKYYGENHVLKGVDLKIKAGEVVSIIGRSGSGKSTLLRCLNGLETYEEGAIVVDRQAVENDDYKLRILSRSVGMVFQSFNLFPHKTAGENIMLAPMLVLNKSREEAKVLAQDLLDKVGLSDKFDAYPSNLSGGQQQRVAIARSLAMSPKVLLCDEITSALDPELVGDVLEVLEQLKAEGMTLILVTHEMNFARDVGDTVVFMNEGKVWESGESNAVFANPQTPELQSFLSAVR; encoded by the coding sequence ATGTCACTGGTTAGTATTGATAAAGTCCATAAATATTATGGCGAAAACCATGTTTTAAAGGGCGTCGACCTAAAGATCAAAGCGGGAGAAGTCGTATCGATTATCGGGCGCAGTGGCTCGGGAAAAAGTACATTATTGCGCTGTTTAAATGGCCTTGAAACCTATGAAGAGGGCGCAATTGTCGTAGATCGCCAGGCGGTCGAAAATGATGATTATAAACTGCGTATTCTCAGTCGCAGTGTTGGCATGGTTTTTCAAAGCTTTAACTTGTTTCCACACAAGACTGCGGGTGAAAACATCATGTTGGCACCCATGCTAGTCCTAAACAAGAGCCGTGAAGAAGCGAAAGTTCTCGCGCAAGATTTGTTGGACAAGGTTGGCCTATCAGACAAGTTTGATGCATACCCAAGCAACTTATCAGGTGGCCAGCAACAGCGCGTGGCCATTGCTCGCTCGTTGGCTATGTCTCCAAAAGTTCTGTTGTGTGACGAGATTACTTCAGCACTCGACCCAGAGTTAGTTGGTGACGTTCTCGAAGTATTAGAGCAACTCAAAGCAGAAGGAATGACATTGATTCTCGTGACTCATGAAATGAATTTTGCGCGAGATGTCGGTGATACCGTGGTGTTTATGAATGAAGGCAAAGTATGGGAAAGCGGTGAGAGTAATGCTGTTTTTGCCAACCCGCAGACACCTGAACTGCAATCATTCCTTTCAGCGGTTCGTTGA